The DNA sequence TGCTGCGCCGTCGTCTGCGGAAGCTCCCAAGCGAAGAAATAGCGCATGGCCTGCAGCTTTCCGTTGTAGAACGCTTGATCCGCTTCGGAGGCACCGGCCGCCAGCGCGCGCGTGGCCACCACCGCCTGCCGCAACCACAGCCAGCTGATCACCACGCGGCTCGCGCAATCGAGATACACGTTGGCGTTCGCGAGTGCGCGCGCCGGATCTTTGGCCATCGCCTTTCCAAGCGTGACGGTGGTAATGCCGAGCTCGACGAGCGCGGCCTTGAGGGCGTCGGCCTGCGCGGGGAGTAGCGATGCGGCGTCGGCGATTCCTGCGCCAATGCGCGCGGTGAGCGCACGGAACGCCGCACCATTTTCCATCATCACTTTGCGGCCCAGCAGGTCAACGGCCTGAATGCCGTTGGTCCCTTCGTGGATTTGATTAAGCCGGTTGTCGCGATAGAGTTGCTCCACGGCGTATTCACGGGCATAGCCGTAGCCGCCGAGAATTTGCATGGCGTTACTGATGCCGTCCTGACCGGCATACGAGGGCCACGATTTTGCAATCGGCGTGAGCGCTTCGAGCAGGAGCCCAGCTTCCTTGCGCGCCGCTTCCTCTGCCGCGGTTTCCTGCTCGTCCATCAGCGTCGCGCACTCAAAGATCAGCGCCAACGAGCCCTCAACAGTCGCCTTCTGCGAGAGCAGCATGCGGCGAATGTCGGCGTGCTCGATGATCGCCACCGGCGGCTTGTTGGGGTCCTTCTCGCCGGGGAGGCGCCCCTGATGGCGCGCGCGCGCATAATCGAGCGAATACAAATACGCGGAATACGCCATCGCCGTGCCGGAACGCCCCACGGAGATGCGCGCCGCATTCATCATATGGAACATGTAGGGCAAGCCACGGTGTGGCTCACCCACTAAATAACCAACGCACGTCCCCTGCTCGCCAAAGTTGAGCAACGCGGAGGTAGTACCGCGCCATCCCATTTTGTGAATGATACCGCCGAGCGCCACGTTGTTAGATGCGCCCACGGAGCCGTCGGCGTTCACCATTTTCTTTGGCACCACGAACAGCGAAATCCCCTTCACGCC is a window from the Gemmatimonadota bacterium genome containing:
- a CDS encoding acyl-CoA dehydrogenase, which codes for MTEFLLNPRDVTFQLYEVLDTASLAKRPRFAEHSREIFDAVLDTAHGIAVEHLANHRKKNDTDEPRVVDGRVVIIPEVQAAVRAIAEAGFIAGTHDAKFGGMQLPHVISAASLAWFDAANVATTSYAMLTAGAADLIAKFGNPELQSLYLPPMFEGRFTGTMALTEPDAGSSLADVRTRAEPLGDGTYNITGTKIWISGGDHELSENIVHLLLARIAGAPEGVKGISLFVVPKKMVNADGSVGASNNVALGGIIHKMGWRGTTSALLNFGEQGTCVGYLVGEPHRGLPYMFHMMNAARISVGRSGTAMAYSAYLYSLDYARARHQGRLPGEKDPNKPPVAIIEHADIRRMLLSQKATVEGSLALIFECATLMDEQETAAEEAARKEAGLLLEALTPIAKSWPSYAGQDGISNAMQILGGYGYAREYAVEQLYRDNRLNQIHEGTNGIQAVDLLGRKVMMENGAAFRALTARIGAGIADAASLLPAQADALKAALVELGITTVTLGKAMAKDPARALANANVYLDCASRVVISWLWLRQAVVATRALAAGASEADQAFYNGKLQAMRYFFAWELPQTTAQHTLLRSLESTPLEMPLDQF